One region of Salvelinus namaycush isolate Seneca chromosome 3, SaNama_1.0, whole genome shotgun sequence genomic DNA includes:
- the stard8 gene encoding stAR-related lipid transfer protein 8, with protein sequence MSGRTKFQQLLGKNELEAKEACNWLRAAGFPQYAQLYEARQFPLDISSVKKDHGFLDQDSLKSLCRRLSTLNKCASMRLEVHFQCKQSEDSEEDDLCAISDRWAFQRESKTWSRLRTLSPHISPSMEVHSSTTLHPLRASASSESILSDFSNLEVTSTHSSSSLSVKSDRGTTSSNPYSQVTSTAEPYTLTSHHDSHGSHSPNGSACEDQPVSPKDLLTVPVSREKTKRCSNTFLKRMESFKRKDKEREVTDGQVVISPLQFPLTPGSLHCTSNESLPGLKNNTTEKSSVNYSRKAHTICRTGRRSPVVDRANAKSSWLYLEDYDMAGWKGAKQVIQKSGYKNGLDCLVHLPMDHKPGTFPKSLSIESLCTTSTSHELREWQMEDVNLSLGSSHESQEFNMFPIRRNSCSSVGSIYDNVNEASGSSDELREKVFEHLDDILQHVHGLQQNIDQWSKKVCQELSDKHEEEEDTDETRETTFSSSLHFEEQSMSDVGTMASDYDSTGNSLNEVEDVETRERRDSGVGASLTRPSRKLRWHSFQNSHRPSLTSASQEMNRQSAAQLNLLQKFSLLRLTAIMEKYCEPNKHGWSWSIPKFMKRSKVPDYRDKQVFGVPPIINVQRSGQPLPQSIQQAMRYLRSQCLEKVGIFRKSGVKSRIQTLRQLNENSPDHVRYQGQSAYDVADLLKQYFRDLPEPVLTTKLTETFLQIYQCVPKDMRLQAAQAAVILLPDENREVLQTLLYFLSDIASAEENQMTAGNLAVCLAPSILHLNISKKEGTSPRLIHRRGAGGKPDHKDLSENMAATQGLSHMIVECKKLFQIPHEMMLQSRNSYVAADAQPLPLHGLGLNMKGEPVDYRAYLEDNIQALLRESTEKSKGWHSALGPENTELTYKKVGDGHPIRLWKVTTEIEAPPQTVLHRVLRERHLWDDDLLHSHVIEALENNTEVYHYVTDSMAPHPRRDFVVLRRWCSDLPQGLCLLVSSSVDHDNVHLEAGLRAVLLTSRVLIEPSGMGRSRLTHYCRADLRGRSPEWYNKVFGHLCAVEVARIRGSFPVLTVKGTETKL encoded by the exons ATGAGTGGTCGGACTAAGTTTCAGCAACTGCTCGGAAAAAATG AACTGGAGGCTAAAGAAGCTTGTAATTGGCTGCGGGCTGCTGGATTTCCGCAATATGCCCAGCTCTACGAAG CAAGACAGTTTCCTTTAGACATCTCCTCTGTGAAAAAAGACCATGGGTTTCTGGACCAGGATTCACTGAAGTCACTATGCAG GAGGCTGTCAACCTTGAACAAGTGTGCCTCCATGAGACTAGAGGTCCATTTTCAGTGCAAACAG AGTGAAGACTCTGAGGAGGATGACCTGTGTGCCATCAGTGACCGCTGGGCCTTCCAGCGAGAGAGTAAGACATGGTCCCGACTGCGTACCCTCTCCCCACACATCTCCCCTAGCATGGAGGTCCACTCCTCCACCACCCTGCACCCATTGAGGGCCTCTGCCAGTAGTGAGAGCATCCTGAGTGACTTCAGCAACCTGGAGGTCACCTCCACCCACAGCAGTAGCAGCCTGAGTGTGAAGAGTGACAGAGGTACCACGTCCAGCAACCCCTACAGTCAGGTCACCAGCACGGCAGAGCCCTACACCCTTACCTCCCACCATGACTCCCATGGTTCCCACTCTCCCAATGGATCCGCCTGTGAGGACCAGCCTGTGTCTCCCAAAGACCTACTTACTGTTCCTGTCAGCAGAGAGAAGACCAAGAGGTGTTCCAATACCTTCCTGAAGAGAATGGAGTCGTTCAAGAGAAAGGATAAAGAGAGGGAAGTGACAGATGGCCAAGTTGTGATCTCTCCGCTGCAGTTCCCTCTAACCCCTGGCAGTTTGCATTGCACTTCCAATGAAAGTCTACCTGGTTTAAAAAACAACACTACAGAAAAGAGCAGTGTAAATTACAGCAGAAAAGCCCATACTATCTGTCGTACAGGCCGTAGGTCCCCAGTTGTGGACAGAGCTAATGCGAAGAGCAGTTGGCTCTATCTAGAGGACTATGACATGGCAGGGTGGAAGGGGGCTAAACAGGTTATTCAGAAGAGTGGCTATAAAAATGGACTGGATTGTCTGGTTCATCTGCCAATGGACCACAAGCCAGGCACGTTCCCCAAGTCCCTATCCATCGAGAGCCTGTGCACTACTTCCACCTCTCATGAGCTGCGTGAATGGCAGATGGAGGACGTAAACCTCTCCCTGGGCAGCAGTCACGAGTCCCAGGAATTCAACATGTTTCCTATAAGAAGAAACTCGTGTTCCTCAGTGGGGAGCATCTATGACAATGTAAATGAGGCTAGTGGCAGTTCAGACGAGTTGAGAGAAAAGGTCTTTGAGCACCTGGATGATATCCTTCAACATGTCCATGGCCTTCAGCAGAATATAGACCAGTGGTCCAAGAAGGTGTGTCAGGAGCTCAGTGACAAgcatgaggaagaggaggacactGACGAGACCAGAGAAACAACATTCTCCTCCAGCCTCCATTTTGAGGAGCAGTCTATGTCAGATGTAGGCACGATGGCCAGTGACTACGACAGCACAGGAAACTCTTTGAATGAGGTGGAGGATGTTGAGACAAGAGAACGAAGGGACTCAGGAGTGGGTGCTTCCTTAACCAGGCCAAGCAG GAAGCTACGGTGGCATAGTTTCCAGAACTCCCACAGGCCGAGCCTGACTTCAGCCTCCCAGGAAATGAACCGCCAGTCAGCCGCTCAGCTCAACCTTCTGCAAAAGTTCTCTCTGCTCCGGCTCACTGCTATAATGGAGAAATACTGCGAACCCAACAAACATGGCTGGAGCTG GTCTATTCCTAAGTTTATGAAGAGGAGTAAGGTCCCTGACTACAGGGACAAACAGGTTTTTGGTGTTCCACCAATCATCAATGTCCAAAGGAGTGGACAACCCCTACCCCAGAGCATCCAGCAGGCCATGCGCTACCTCCGCAGCCAATGTCTGGAAAAG GTTGGCATTTTCCGTAAGTCTGGGGTGAAGTCTCGGATCCAGACTCTGCGGCAGCTGAATGAAAATTCCCCAGACCACGTGAGGTACCAGGGCCAATCAGCCTACGATGTGGCCGACCTGCTGAAACAGTACTTCAGAGACCTGCCTGAGCCTGTCCTCACCACCAAGCTCACTGAAACCTTCCTGCAGATCTACCAAT GTGTCCCGAAGGACATGCGTCTTCAGGCGGCCCAGGCTGCAGTCATCCTTCTGCCTGACGAGAACCGGGAGGTACTGCAGACCCTGCTCTACTTCCTCAGTGACATCGCCTCTGCTGAGGAGAACCAGATGACAGCTGGTAACCTGGCCGTGTGCCTGGCTCCCTCCATCCTACACCTCAACATCTCCAAGAAAGAGGGCACCTCCCCCAG ATTAATCCACCGAAGGGGGGCAGGGGGAAAACCGGACCACAAGGACCTGAGTGAGAACATGGCTGCCACTCAAGGACTCAGCCACATGATTGTGGAGTGCAAGAAATTATTCCAG ATCCCTCATGAGATGATGCTGCAGTCGCGGAACTCCTATGTCGCAGCAGATGCCCAGCCACTCCCTCTACACGGCTTGGGCCTGAACATGAAGGGCGAGCCTGTGGATTACAGAGCCTACCTGGAGGATAATATCCAGGCTCTACTGCGGGAGTCCACAGAGAAGAGCAAAGGATGGCACAGCGCCCTGGGCCCAGAAAACACAGAGCTGACATACAAGAAG GTAGGGGACGGCCATCCCATCCGTCTTTGGAAAGTGACCACCGAGATCGAGGCCCCGCCCCAGACAGTGTTGCACAGAGTTCTGCGTGAGCGCCACCTGTGGGATGACGACCTGCTCCACAGCCATGTAATCGAGGCTCTAGAGAACAACACAGAGGTGTATCACTATGTGACAGACAGCATGGCACCTCATCCCCGCAGGGACTTCGTAGTGCTGAG GCGGTGGTGTAGTGACCTTCCTCAGGGCCTGTGTCTGCTAGTGTCCTCCTCTGTGGACCATGACAATGTGCACCTGGAGGCAGGGCTACGGGCAGTGCTGCTCACCTCACGGGTCCTGATTGAGCCCTCAGGGATGGGCCGGTCCAGGCTGACGCATTACTGCAGAGCAGACCTCAG